One stretch of Harmonia axyridis chromosome 1, icHarAxyr1.1, whole genome shotgun sequence DNA includes these proteins:
- the LOC123670962 gene encoding protein toll-like, with product MHSMRIYIMMVILATFNVVQGGEEIICNSTENCECYKIVSSGNLEFHCPPSSDDQTIIHFYPSSKKMTLDCVGLDVLNDTFLPDTNFSMTRRLEIGGCPLPKNGFTYLVRKFSLLNLEKLFFTILDLKENLTSEDLQDMRNLQVLELKGINESVIDGKIFKYTPELSQLRIDRIKLNFDDELFKYIPKLSILEVSNNNIYRIPKNALRYLQLNKLIMWGNKMNLLANGDFDTMWNLKMLELNLNEIEEIEDGAFDQLTNLTSLNLYKNRLKQISRRIFQNLGQLAVIRMNGNPNINLIDDVFSNFTKLRNIDLSYNRLQNLSENLFKGSTNLVTISLNNNQLKTLPHKIFEYQKNLKSLHLHYNKIENIDPEVFESLEKLEYLNLYHNNLETIHERLLENLKMLKEINLSYNKIIKLPVQCLSGNKNLLKFLMSHNQFNFEEPTAFGDTTPFSSMSSTNMKEVDLSFNKITRYPSNLNKIATVNVINLKHNHIKEIFLDELTTINAESLNVDLSSNDISSIHIWDLNFSQPYNDRIRTYIEISNNPILCDCQALNLARYARENTLIEKNLVMQKEQLICAGPQKLFNQPLDTVNLEELVCKLVLNNTTPCDYLYRPLDDVLVFNCSGRMLTEVPKFEKYNYPNSMQTEIHLEDNRLEQGPGEFDGYQDTFKWYLRGNAIRNITWIPSSLKVLDIRENKLETIDSQALKMINESKLEKFYLGSNPWKCDCDQKDFLVYLKDHIDQIDLSNIRCYSTSRRLGDLNDKDICPEEAAIILNITVVVLFCLFIITSAISLYFFYQKEILIWLYGRGYCLWLVKEEELDKDKIYDAFISFSNKDEDFVIDNLVSVLESGQEPYRLNIHFRDWIPGELIQTQIINSVRDSRRTIVVLSANFLESVWGIVEFKTAHNEAMREGRARVVIIICGDIDIEALDDDLKAYLKTNTYIKWGDPWFWDKLKYALPKRTGRQVLSKKHSNMMQFIDDKFILVDKQPTHSVSTPVILSPKELEGKSLTCIA from the exons ATGCATTCTATGAGGATTTACATTATGATGGTGATACTAGCGACCTTCAATGTCGTACAGGGCGGCGAAGAGATCATCTGCAATAGCACAGAGAATTGCGAATGTTACAAGATCGTTTCATCCGGAAATCTTGAATTTCATTGTCCTCCATCATCCGATGACCAAACAATAATACACTTTTATCCATCTTCCAAAAAGATGACGCTGGATTGTGTTGGTCTCGATGTTTTGAACGACACTTTCTTGCCAGATACCAACTTCAGTATGACAAGACGTCTAGAAATAGGTGGATGTCCACTGCCCAAAAACGGATTCACATATTTGGTTCGAAAATTTTCCTTGCTGAATCTGGAGAAGTTGTTCTTCACAATTCTTGATTTGAAGGAAAATCTCACCAGCGAAGATCTCCAGGACATGAGGAACCTCCAAGTCCTAGAGTTGAAGGGAATTAACGAATCAGTTATAGACGGcaagattttcaaatatacTCCAGAATTATCCCAGTTGAGGATCGATAGAATTAAACTCAACTTCGATGATGAATTGTTTAAGTACATCCCAAAACTGTCGATTCTGGAAGTGAGTAATAACAACATTTATCGTATACCGAAAAATGCTCTGAGATATCTccaattgaataaattaattatgtgGGGAAACAAAATGAATCTACTCGCAAACGGAGATTTTGACACTATGTGGAATTTGAAGATGTTGGAATTGAATCTCAATGAGATTGAAGAGATCGAGGATGGAGCTTTCGACCAGTTGACTAACCTGACAAGTCTGAATTTGTATAAGAATAGATTGAAACAAATCTCGAGAAGGATTTTCCAAAATTTAGGACAACTAGCAGTGATAAGGATGAATGGAAACCCAAACATAAATCTCATAGATGATGTCTTCTCGAATTTTACGAAATTGAGAAATATAGATTTATCATACAATAGATTACagaatctttcagaaaatctaTTCAAAGGTTCAACCAACCTCGTTACAATATCACTGAACAATAATCAGTTGAAGACTTTGCCACATAAAATATTCGAATACCAGAAAAATCTCAAATCCCTCCATCTGCATTACAATAAAATCGAGAATATAGATCCAGAAGTGTTTGAATCATTGGAAAAACTCGAATATCTCAATCTATATCATAACAATTTGGAAACCATCCACGAACGACTTCTtgagaatttgaaaatgttaaagGAGATCAACTTGAGCTATAACAAGATTATTAAATTGCCAGTACAGTGTCTATCTGGAAATAAAaacttattgaaatttttgatgagtcataatcaattcaatttcgaGGAACCTACTGCTTTCGGTGATACTACGCCATTTTCTAGTATGTCCAGCACTAACATGAAAGAGGTGGATCTGAGTTTCAATAAAATCACAAGGTATCCAtccaatttgaataaaatagcTACAGTCAATGTCATCAACCTGAAGCATAACCACATAAAGGAGATCTTT ttggaCGAACTCACAACCATCAATGCTGAATCTTTAAATGTGGACCTTAGTAGCAACGACATATCCTCTATACACATATGGGATCTCAATTTTAGTCAGCCGTACAATGATCGTATAAGAACATACATCGAAATATCCAATAATCCTATATTGTGCGACTGCCAAGCTTTGAACTTGGCCAGATATGCCCGAGAGAACACTCTCATAGAGAAAAATCTGGTCATGCAAAAGGAACAACTGATATGCGCCGGACCTCAGAAGCTGTTCAACCAACCCCTTGATACAGTCAACCTGGAAGAACTCGTTTGCAAACTGGTCCTAAACAACACTACACCATGTGATTATCTGTATCGACCTCTTGACGACGTCCTTGTTTTCAATTGCTCTGGCAGGATGTTGACTGAGGTACCAAAATTCGAGAAGTACAACTATCCCAATTCGATGCAGACGGAGATCCATCTGGAGGATAATCGATTGGAGCAAGGTCCTGGAGAATTTGATGGTTATCAAGATACTTTCAAATGGTATTTGAGAGGCAACGCAATAAGGAATATCACTTGGATTCCTTCATCTCTTAAG GTGTTGGATATCAGAGAAAATAAGTTGGAAACAATTGACTCTCAAGCATTGAAGATGATAAATGAATCGAAACTCGAAAAATTCTACCTTGGAAGCAATCCTTGGAAATGTGATTGTGATCAGAAGGACTTCCTGGTATATTTGAAAGATCACATTGACCAG ATCGATTTGTCAAACATACGATGCTACAGCACAAGCAGGCGCCTTGGGGACCTAAACGACAAAGACATCTGCCCTGAAGAAGCAGCCATCATTCTCAACATCACAGTTGTCGTTTTATTCTGTTTATTCATCATTACATCCGCCATCTCGCTTTATTTCTTCTACCAGAAAGAAATACTCATTTGGCTCTATGGGCGCGGATATTGCTTATGGCTTgttaaagaagaagaattggaCAAAGATAAAATTTACGACGCCTTCATCAGTTTCTCCAACAAAGACGAGGATTTCGTCATAGACAATCTGGTCTCGGTGTTGGAATCTGGCCAGGAACCCTACAGATTGAATATCCATTTCAGGGACTGGATACCTGGGGAACTGATCCAAACCCAAATAATTAATTCGGTGAGAGACTCTCGGAGGACTATTGTCGTCCTATCTGCTAATTTCTTGGAGAGTGTTTGGGGTATTGTAGAATTCAAAACGGCCCACAATGAGGCTATGAGAGAAGGAAGAGCAAGAGTTGTCATAATCATCTGTGGTGACATTGATATAGAGGCGCTTGATGACGATTTAAAGGCGTATTTGAAGACCAATACTTACATAAAATGGGGCGATCCATGGTTTTGGGATAAACTCAAGTATGCCTTGCCGAAAAGGACTGGTAGACAAGTTTTGTCGAAGAAACATTCCAATATGATGCAGTTTATCGATGATAAGTTCATTCTCGTAGATAAGCAACCGACACATAGTGTTTCGACGCCTGTTATATTAAGTCCTAAAGAACTGGAAGGAAAATCTTTGACATGTATCGCCTAG